TCGCCAGTGCCGGCGGAGGCCACCTCGACCTGGTCGGCCAGCCCGGCAGCCCGCAATTTATGGCGCAGGACGCCTTCGGCGGTGGGCGAGCGGCAGATATTGCCCAGGCAAACAAACAGGACTTCCATCAAGCCCCCAGCAACCGACGCACGCGCTCAAGGTCTTCCGGCGTATCGACGCCGGCCGGCGGGGCCTCCATGGCATCGTCGACATGAATGCGCACGCCGTGCCACAGGGCCCGCAGTTGCTCCAGGGCCTCGGTGTTTTCCAACCAGCATGGGCCCCAGCTGACGAAGTCATGCAGGAAACCGGCGCGGTAGGCGTAGATGCCGATATGGCGGCGGTACGGCACGCCGGCTGGCAAGACGTCACGTTGCCTGGCGAATTCATCGCGCGCCCAGGGCAGGGTCGAACGGCTGAAGGTCAAGGCCAGGCCATTGATGTCACTGACGACCTTGACCACATTGGGGTTGAACAAGGTCTCAATGTCTTCGATCGGTTCGGCCAGGGTCGCCATGCGCGCTTCGGCATGGGCGGCCAGGTTGGCGGCCACCTGGTCGATGACACACGGTGGGATCAGCGGCTCGTCGCCTTGCACATTGACCACGATGGCGTCCGGCGCCAGGCCCAGGTGCGTGGCGACTTCCGCCAGGCGGTCGGTACCGGAGTTATGGTCTTCACGGGTCAGCACCGCTTCGGCGCCAAAACCCTTGCAGGCCTCGATGATCCGCAGGTCATCAGTGGCCACCACGACGCGCTGGGCGCTGCTTTTGCAGGCCTGTTCCCAGACCAGTTGGATCATCGGCTTGCCGCCGATCATCTGCAGCGGCTTGCCGGGCAGACGGGTGGAGGCGTAACGCGATGGGATGACAACAGTGAAGGCAGTGGTCATTTATCCAGGCGCTCGTCGGTCGTCAGGGTACGGGCTTCGCTTTCCAGCATCACCGGGATGCCGTCGCGGATCGGGTACGCAAGGCCTGCGCCTTTGCTGATCAGCTCGGTCTTGTCGGCGCTGAGCTTGAGCGGGCCTTTGCAGATCGGGCAAGCGAGGATATCGAGCAGTTTGGTGTCCATGGGAATTCCTGGATAAAAGCGTTTTAAGGCAAAAGTCGAGCCGGCAGCAGCCGCATCAGTTGCGTGTCGAACCAGGCGATAAACGCCGGTGACGGTGCTGCATCGACTGCAAGGTACCACCAGTGTGCCTGGGCAAAGGCGCGGCACTTCACCGCGTCCTTTTCGGTCATGACCAACGGCAGTGACGGCGTAAAATTCAGGACCTCGGCGCTGTAGGGCGCATGGTCGGCAAACGCATGGGGTATCGGCAGCCAGTGTAGCGTTTCAAGGGTATTGAAGAAACGTTGCGGGTTGCCGATGCCGGCGACCGCATGCACTCGCTGGCCCAGCGGAAAATGGTCCAGTGGCTGGCGCTCGCCGGTCAGCAGGTTGACCAGGGTGGTGGGGAGTAGGCGCAAGGCAAAGCCATCCTCGCGATCAGCCCCGGCGCCGTTGTAGAGCAGCGCATCGACGCTGCGCAGGCGCTCGACCGGCTCGCGCAGCGGCCCGGCGGGCAGGCAGCGGCGATTGCCCAGGCCACGGGCGTTGTCGATCAGCACCAGTTCAAGGTCACGGGCCAGGCGGTAATGTTGCAGGCCATCGTCGGACAGGATCAGGTCGAGGGTGTCGCTGGCCAACAGGGCCTGCACCGCACGGCTGCGATCAGGGTCGATCACCAGGGGGACGCCACTGCGCTGCACGATCAACAAGGGTTCGTCACCTGCCACTTGCGCGCTATCGCTGGCTTGCACCCGCCAGGGCAACTGCGGCGGCTTGGCCCCATAGCCACGGCTGACCACGCCGACCCGCAGGCCACTGCGCTGGCAATGGTCGATCAACCACAGGATCAACGGCGTCTTGCCCGTGCCGCCCACGGTGATATTGCCGACCACGACGATGGGCACCGGTGATTGGTAGATCGTCCCCTCGCCCGCCAGGAACCGGTCGCGCTTGCGCTTGACCACGCGGCGATAGAGCGCCTCCAGCGGTTGCAGGAGCTTGAGCGCCGGATGGCCATCGTACCAGGCCTTGAGCAAACGATCGGACAAGGCCATCAGGGTTGCCCCGCCGCCTCGACGGTGGTCATGCGCAAATGGCTGAAACCGAGCTTGCCGGCAGCATCCATTGCGGTGATCACGGCCTGGTGCGGGGTCTTGCCATCGGCGCTGATGGACAGCGGCATTTGTGTATCACCGCCGGACTCCTTCTGCAGCGCGTCCATCACGCTGGCTACGTCATTCTTCTCAAGCAACTGGTTGTTCACCGAAAACACCCCTTCGGCGCTGATGGTGATCTCCAGCTGTTTGAGCTGCTGGTCTTCGGCCGGCGAGCCGCTGACGGCTTCCGGCAGTTCTACCCGCAGTTGGGTTTCCCGGGTAAAGGTGGTGGTGACGACAAAAAACAACAACAGGATAAACACCACATCGATCAACGACGCCAGGTTGATATCGACGGTTTCCCGAGGCTTGCGGCGAAATTTCACGCTTTGCCCTCGACCAGGTCGACGTCACGGTCGCCCTGGACCACTTCCACCAGCTTGATCGCCTCCTGCTCCATGCCCACCACCAGCTCATCGATGCGGCGCTGCAGGAAGCGGTGGAAGAATACCGCCGGGATACCCACCATCAGGCCCGCAGCCGTGGTGATCAAGGCCTTGGAAATCCCCCCGGCCAATACCGAGGCGTTGGTGGTCATGCCCGAGCCGGTAAAGGCGCTGAAGATATCGATCATGCCCAGCACCGTGCCGAGCAAGCCGAGCAACGGCGCCATCGCGGCGATGGTGCCCAGGGCATTGATATAGCGCTCCAGCTCGTGGATAACCCGGGCGGCGGCCTCCTCAATACACTCCTTCATGATCTCGCGACCGTGCTTGGAGTTGGCCAGGCCGGCGGCGAGGATCTCGCCCAGGGGGGAATTGGCCCGCAGTTCCTTGAGTTTTTCCTTGTCCAGTTGCTTGTCCTTGATCCAGCGCCAGACCTGCCCCAGCAGATGATCAGGGGTCACGCGGCTGGCGCGCAGGGTCCACAGGCGTTCGGCAACGATGCCGAGTGCGGCGATGGAGCTCAGAATGATCGGCAACATCATCCAGCCGCCGGATTTGACCAATTCCCACACAGTGAATGTCCCCTCGAAAAAGTGCGCCACTTTAGCATATAGGCTGGCGAGGAAGGGCCTGCCCGCCGACAGCCATCATGTCGCAGGCACCGGCCTTTGGTAACTGCCAATGACAGGCGCGCGCCAGAAACGACGCTGGCTGCGTGCCATGATCGGCGCCTGGAAAGCCCCCAGGCGCAGGCGGATGGCGCCCTGTTCGGCGCTGTCATAAATGGCGCTGTGAAAATGCCGATAACGCGCCAGCACTTGCGGGTGCGGATGGCCAAAGGAGTTGCCACGCCCGCGAGAGATCAACACTGCCTTGGGGGCGACTCGCTGGACGAACGGCCATGACGAGGAACTGCGACTGCCATGATGGGGCGCTTGCAGCCAATCCGTGGCGACCGCCAGGGGCGTGGCGAGCAAGGCCCGCTCGGCCTCGCGGTCTATATCGCCGGTCAGCAACAACCGTTCACCATTGGCCTGGACTTGCAGCACGCACGACTTCGCGTTGCCGTTGCTGGCATCCGCCCATTGCCACAGTCGGAACTGCACACCGTCCCACTCCCATTGCTCACCGCTGACACAGGCCTGGGTATGAAGGAACGCCGGCAGCCCCTGGGTTTCCCCGCCCACCACCCGTTTGACCGGCAACCCGCGCGCAACCGCCGCAGCGCCCCCGGCATGATCGGCATCAGCGTGACTGAGCAGCATCAAGTCCACTTGGCTAACCCCCAGCTTGCGCAGCGCCGGGAGTACCACGCGCTCACCGAGGTCGAAATCCCCCACCCGAGGGCCGGCGTCATACAACAGCACGTGGTTGCGGGTGCGCAGCACTATCGACAGGCCCTGGCCGACATCCAGTTGCTCCACCGCCACCTGCCCCAACGGGATCGATTCACGGGGCGGGAACACTGCCAACAGCAACATGGGCCAACCCAGCAGGCGAAAAGGAATGCCCTTGGGCATCAATAACAGCAGTGCTCCCAGCAGGCTGAGCAACCAGTAGCCGACAGGCACCTCGGCAGGCATCCAGGCCGGCAAGCGCACGGCCAGCATGGCCAGGGCCGTAAACAGCCAATCCAGTGCGCCACCCGCTAGCCACAGCAGGCCGCCGCCCAGCCACGGCAGCGCCAGCAACAGCGTGCCCGCCAGCGCCAACGGCAGCACCAGCAGACTGATCCACGGCACGGCAAACAGATTGGCCAGCGGCGCACTCAAGCTGATGGGCAGGCCGAGAATCAGCAGCAGCGGAAACAGGCCAATAGCGATCAGCCATTGGGCACGGGTCCAGGCCTGCCAGGCACGCCAGGGCCCCAAGCGGCCACTGAAGGCCAGCACCAACACGCCCACGGCAGCAAACGACAGCCAGAAACCCGGTTGCAGGCTGGCCAGCGGTTCGATGATCAATACCGCATTCAGGGCCAGCAGTAGTGGCCACCAGATCCCCAGATGGCGAAACCGCAAGCGCCACAGCAGCACCAGCCCCACCATCACACAGGCCCGTTGCACCGGCACTTCAAAACCGGCCAGCAAGCCATAGGCCAGCGCAGCGGCAAATGCCAGGCCGCATGCCCAAGGCAGCCAGGGCAAGCGCCTGGGCCAGCAGCCGTAGCGGGCCAGCCCGGCCACCAGTGCATAGATCAACCCCGACAACAGGCCAATGTGTTGACCAGAGATCACCAATAGATGCACGGTGCCGGTGGCCTGCAAAATGCGCCAATCCTCGGCGGCCAGGCCAGAGCCGTCACCCAGCACCAGTGCAGCCAGCCCGGCTTCGCGGCCCCGAGCATCGACTGCCAATAATCGCTGGCGTACGGCATCGCGCCAGGCATGCCGGGCCGGCGCCAGGCGCTGGCCATCCTTGACCGACCCGGTCGCCCCCACACGCTGGGCCAATAGCCAGGCCTCCTGGTCGAAGCCATGGAAATTCAGTAGTCCGGAAGGACGCTTGAGGGTCACGGCCAAACGCCAGCGCTCACCGCTGCGCACTGGGGGGCCGCCCTGCCAGCTCACGCGGATGCGCTGGGGCAGCCGGTCCTGACGTGACCGGCTATCGCTCAGCTCGAAACGCACCACCCCATTGGCCTGCTGTGGTAGCCCGCTGACGCGCCCTTCCAGCCAGCGGGTCTGGCCGTCCAGCCCGGGGACGAGCCGGTCGTCGAGGGCCCGTTGCGCGCTGAAACAGGCCCATGCCAGGCCCAACAGGAAAAATGCCAGCGGATAAGTACGAAACGGCAGCAGCATCAACGCCACCACCGGTAACACCAGCAACCAACCGACCGGCGGCAAGACAGGCAGCAGGCGCAACGCCAGCAGCCCCAACGCCAGCGCAAACATCCCTGTACGCATGGATCATTCCTTGAAAGTGACCCATTGAGTGTTAGCCGAGGGGTTCAGGGCGAACTATTATTTTTTGTCACAAAGTCTGAATTTCCCGTTCGTAGAATACGGGCATACTTGCCCCTCGAACTGACCTGGACCCCTTATGCCACGGCGCTTATTCAAACGGTACATGCCCGATCCGACCAGCATTCGGGAACACAAGTCCTTACGCTTTCTCGGCACGCTGCTCCATGACCCCAACCTCTGGCACCTCAATCGGCACTCGGTTGCCCGGGCCATGGCTGTCGGCCTGTTTGCCGCCTTCATTCCCATCCCCTTGCAGATGCTGCTGGCAGCCGTCCTCGCCATCTCTGTGCGCGGCAATATGCCCATCGCCGTGAGCCTGGTGTGGCTGACCAATCCAATTACCATGCCGGTGGTGTTCTTCTGCACCTACATGACCGGCACCTGGCTGATGAACATCCCGCCGCGCACCCTGCCCGATGAACTGACCTGGGAGTGGATCAGCGGGCAACTGTCGACCATGTGGCAGCCGTTCCTGCTGGGCTCGGTGGTGATGGGGGTTGGTATTGGGCGCGTTGGCGTATTGCCTGACGATGATGTATTGGCGGTGGTGGGTTGGGCATCAGTGGAAAAAACGTCAGCAGCGTAATCGGTAGTGGCCATGTTCTCTTGCTAGGCGCCGGGGTGCTCTTACTGACGCCATCGCAGGCAAGCCTGCTCCCACACGCGTCAACGGTTAGGCCGCCTTGCTTTTTGTTTTGAGCTTGGCGCCCCTTTAAACCACGCTGGGCGCAATCCGATATTCATTCGGGGGCCCCTCAATCATCTTTTGCAAGATTCCAAGCCCCTCATATGGCTACACTGCGCAGGTGGCGCGGGCCGGATGCCTGCGAAGAATGTCGACATCAGTGTGGTAGCGGGAGAGTGGCGTGCTAAGAAGAATGGGGATAAAAGGCCGCGTACTGTTGCTGACCTTGTTGCCTACCAGCCTGATGGCATTGCTGTTGGGCGGTTATTTCACCTGGATGCAGCTTTCGGACCTGCAAACCCAACTGCTCAATCGCGGCGAGATGATCGCCGAACAGCTGGCGCCGCTGGTGGCACCGGCACTGGGCAGCAAGAACACCGATCTGCTGGAGCGCATCGCGACCCAGTCCCTGGAACAAGTCGATGTGCGAGCCGTCTCCTTCCTGGCGCCCGACCGCTCGTCCCTGGCCCATGCCGGCCCGACCATGCTCAACCCGCCGCCCATCGGCAACAGTTCACACCTGTTGCAACGCACAGGCAATGACGCCACCCGCTACCTGCTGCCCGTGTTCGGCCGCCATCGCAACCTCGCCGGTGAACTGATTCCCGACGAAGCCGACCGTCTGCTGGGCTGGGTCGAGCTGGAGCTGTCCCACAACGGCATGCTGCTACGCGGCTATCGCAGCCTGTTCGCCAGCCTCCTGTTGATCGCCATCGGCCTGATTTGCACCGCGGCCCTGGCCTTGCGCATCAGCCGCACGATCAACTCACCCATCGGGCAGATCAAGCAAGCGGTGGCGCAGCTCAAGGATGGCAACCTGGAAACCCGTTTGCCGCCGTTGGGCAGCCAGGAGCTGGATCAATTGGCGTCCGGTATCAACCGTATGGCCGAAACCCTGCAAAACGCCCAGGAAGAACTGCAGCACAGCATCGACCAGGCCACCGAAGATGTGCGCCAGAACCTGGAAACCATCGAGATCCAGAACATCGAGCTGGACCTGGCCCGCAAGGAAGCCCTGGAAGCCAGCCGCATCAAGTCGGAGTTCCTGGCCAATATGAGCCATGAAATCCGCACGCCACTCAACGGCATCCTCGGTTTCACCCACCTGCTGCAGAAAAGCGAGCTCTCGCCCCGTCAGTTGGATTACCTGGGCACCATCGAAAAATCCGCCGATAACCTGCTGGGTATCATCAACGAAATTCTCGACTTCTCGAAAATCGAAGCCGGCAAGCTGGTGCTCGATAACATTCCGTTCAACCTGCGTGACCTGTTGCAAGACACCTTGACCATCCTCGCCCCAGCCGCCCACGCCAAACAGCTGGAGCTGGTCAGCCTGGTCTACCGCGATACCCCCCTGGCCCTGGTGGGCGACCCGTTGCGTCTCAAGCAGATCCTCACCAACCTGGTCAGCAATGCCATCAAGTTCACCCGCGAGGGCACTATCGTGGCTCGGGCCATGCTCGAAGACGAGCAGGAAGACAGCGTGCAACTGCGCATCAGCGTGCAGGACACCGGCATCGGCCTGTCCAACCAGGATGTACGCGCCCTGTTCCAGGCCTTCAGCCAGGCCGATAACTCGCTGTCGCGCCAACCCGGTGGCACGGGGTTGGGCCTGGTGATCTCCAAGCGCCTGATCGAACAGATGGGCGGCGAAATCGGCGTCGACAGCACCCCAGGCGAAGGTTCGGAGTTCTGGATCAGCCTCAATCTGCCCAAGACCCGCGACGATATCGAAGACCTGCCCGCCCCGCCGCTGTTGGGCCGGCGCGTGGCGGTGCTGGAGAATCACGAACTGGCACGCCAGGCCCTGCAACACCAGTTGGAAGACTGTGGCCTGGAGGTCACGCCGTTCAACAGCCTGGAGAACCTCACCAACGGCATCACCAGCGCGCACCAGACCGAACATGCCATCGACCTGGCGGTTTTGGGCATCACCGCCAACGATATTCCGCCGGAACGCCTCAACCAACACCTGTGGGACCTCGAACACCTGGGCTGCAAAGTCCTGGTGCTGTGCCCGACCACCGAGCAGATGCTGTTCAACCTATCGGTGCCCAACCCCAACAGCCAGTTGCAGGCCAAGCCGGCCTGCACCCGCAAATTGCGCCGGGCACTGTCCGACCTGATCAGCCCGCGGCCGTTGCGCAGCGAGCCGGGGGAGCCGTTGTCCAGCCGCGCGCCACGGGTGCTGTGTGTCGACGACAATCCGGCCAACCTGTTGCTGGTACAAACCCTGCTCGAAGACATGGGCGCCAAGGTCCAGGCCGTGGAAAGTGGCTATAGCGCCATCGAAGCGGTGAAAAAAGAAGCCTTCGACCTGGTGCTGATGGATGTACAGATGCCCGGCATGGACGGGCGCCAGAGCACCGAGGCGATTCGCCAGTGGGAAAGCGAGCGCCACGGCACGCCACTGCCTATCGTCGCGCTGACGGCCCATGCCATGGCCAATGAAAAGCGCGCCCTCCTGCAAAGCGGCATGGATGACTACCTGACCAAGCCCATCAGCGAGCGGCAACTGGCCCAAGTGGTGCTGAAATGGACCGGCCTGGCCTTGCGCAATCAAGGCCCGGAACGCGTAGTCGAAGGCCACGGCCCCGCCGCCCAACTGCCAGTGCTGGACCATGACGAAGGCTTGCGCCTGGCGGCAGGCAAGGCAGACTTGGCCGCCGACATGCTGGCCATGCTGCTGGCATCCCTGGAAGCCGACCGCGAGGCGGTCTGTATCGCCCGCGAAGCCAACGACAATAACGCGCTGATCGAACGGGTCCACCGCCTGCACGGCGCCACTCGCTACTGCGGCGTACCGCAATTACGCGCCGCCTGCCAGCGCGCCGAAACCTTGCTCAAGCAAGATGACGCCAAGGCCATGGCCGCCCTCGATGAGCTGGACATGGCCATTACCCGCCTTGCCAGCGAAGCCCGGGTCAACGCCTGACACAGGACAACACGCCAACCACCCAAGACGGGCAACATACCTGCAGGCCACGGTTTGCCAGCGCCTACAGGTACCACACGCTATCTTGCAGGAAGCCCTTTGATGCGCATCATCCTCTTCAGCAGCCAGACCTATGACCGCGACAGCTTTCTCGCCGAACCGTTGCCCCAAGGCATGGCGCTGCAATTCCAACCGGCACGCCTGAACCTCGACACCGTGGCCCTGGCCGACCAGCACGAAGTGGTCTGTGCCTTTATCAACGACGACCTCAGCGCGCCGGTGCTCGAACACCTGGCCGCCGGAGGCACGCAATTGATTGCCCTGCGTTCGGCCGGCTACAACCATGTGGACCTGGCCGCCGCCAAACGCCTGGGCCTGACCATCGTGCGGGTGCCGGCGTACTCGCCCCATGCGGTGGCCGAACATGCGGTGGCCCTGGTGCTGGCCCTCAACCGCCGCCTGCATCGCGCCTACAACCGCACCCGCGACGGCGACTTCAGCCTGCACGGCCTGACCGGCTTCGACCTGGTGGGCAAGACCGTTGGCGTGGTGGGCACCGGGCAGATCGGCGCGACTTTCGCCAAGATCATGGCCGGATTTGGCTGCTCATTGCTGGCCTACGACCCCTATCCCAATCCGCAGGTCGAAGCCCTCGGCGCGCGCTATGTCGACCTGCCCCAGTTGTTGGCCGAAGCGCAGATCATCAGCCTGCACTGCCCACTGACCGCCGACAGCAAGCACCTGATCAATGCGCAATCCCTGGCCCATATGCAGCCGGGAGCGATGCTGATCAATACCGGGCGCGGCGGCCTGGTGGATACCCCGGCGCTGATCGAAGCACTCAAGGACGGGCAATTGGGCTACCTGGGCCTGGATGTGTACGAGGAAGAAGCCCAGCTGTTTTTTGAGGACCGCTCGGACCTGCCCTTGCAGGACGACGTGCTGGCGCGCCTGCTGACCTTCCCCAATGTGATCATCACCGCGCACCAGGCATTCCTCACGCGCGAAGCGCTGGCAGCGATTGCCAGCACCACCCTGGCCAACATCCAGGCCTGGGCCAACGGTCAACCGCAGAACCTGGTGCACGGATGATCAACGGTCACATACCGCGCGCATGGTGAACAGGCGAGCGTGATAGGATGCCGCGCCTATTTGGAGGATCCATGGCCGAACACGATTTCCGCTTCAGTTTGCTGAGCCCACAACACACCCTGATCGAATGCCGCGCCCTGGTGCCGGGTCGTTACCAAGTCACCGGCAATGGTGGCTCGATCAAGCATGGCGACGTGCTGATCGTCACCTTGCGCGGCAGCAAGACCCTGTCGATGCGCCTGACCGTCGAAGGCGATGCGCGCTACTCCATCCGCCCGGCCGGGCAATGGGTCGCCATGGCGCAAGGGCCGAAGTTCGGCGAGCTGGAAATTCACACCTGGAAGGTCAACTGCGACAGCTGCGACGCGGTGCTGGAGTTTGAGTTCTCGGTGGAGACCAAGCTGACCAAGGAGCCACTGCAACCGGCGGCCACCGCGCGCATCGCCGAGCTGGGCTGGGCCACGGTCGGTGATAAACACCGTTGCCCGAAATGCCAGAAGGCTGCGCAATGAAGCGCCTGCTGGTGCTCGCCGCGCTGGGCGTCGGCCTCGCCGGCTGCGCCAGCGATGAGGTCAAGCTCAAGCAGGATCACAGCTACATCGTCGAATGGATCGGCGAACGGCCGCTGATGGATTACGCCCACCTGACCGTGACCCTCGGCGCCGATGGCCGGGCCTATGGCAATGGCGGCTGCAACCACTGGTTCGCGCCGTACAGCCTGGACGGTAACAAACTCAGCTTCGGCAAGATCGGCAGTACCCGCAAGCTGTGTGCTGAAGCCTTGATGGAGCAGGAGCACCGCTTCTTCAAGGCCCTGGAGACGGTGCAGCGCTGGGATATTTCACCCATCGAGCAAACCCGTTTCTGGCCTGCCGAGGGCAAGCCACTGCGCTTGTGGCTGGAAGAAGGCTGACCCAACTCCTGTAGGAGCGAGCTTGCTCGCGAAGAACGTCAACGAAAACGCGTGCATCCAGGATGAACGCGGTGCCTGTGAATTCTTCGCGAGCGAGCTCGCTCCTACAGAGATCGCGAGGGTTCAGCCGCGCAACTCTTTGAGTTTGGCCATTACACCTTCCGCCGTCTGCTCACCCAACATCTGCGCCCGCACCTTGCCCTTGTCATCGATGATGTAGGTCACCGGCAACGCTTCGCTGCGCGGGATATCAAAAATCGCCTCGGGGTTCTGTGCCAATACGGTGAACTTGATGCCCAGCTTCTCGCTGGCGCTCTTGAGCTCTTCACCCTGTACATTGTCGAAGTTGACGCCAAACACGCTCACCGGCTGGCCTTTGAGTTGCTCGGCCAGGGCGTTGAGCTCGGGGATTTCGATGCGGCACGGGCCACACCACTCGGCCCAGTAATTGACCACCAGCCATTGCTTGTCGACGCGTTCGGACGCGACTTTCTGGCCGTATTGGTCGACGCCATAATCATTGCCGCAGCCGCTGAGCAGGAGTGTGGTGATAACTGCCAGTGCGCCTATCAGTCGCCGTGTCATGGGGTAATCCTTAGCAAAAATGAACGTGGGCTGCGGCCGATCGCCTCTTACGGTTTAAGGACAAGCCGCAGCGCAGGTAGAATACCCGCCACCTTACGCAAGATGCGACCCGCACATGACCGATCTGACGCTTTATCACAACCCGCGCTGCTCGAAATCCCGCGGTGCGCTCGAACTGCTGCAAGCCCGCGGCCTGGCGCCCAACGTCGTGCGCTACCTGGAAACCCCGCTGGACGCCGCGCAGCTTGAAGCCCTGCTCGGCAAACTGGGGATCAGCGCCCGGCAACTGCTGCGCACCGGCGAAGATGAATACAAGACTCTCAACCTGGCCGACGCCAGCCTCAGCGAGGAGCAGTTGATTGCCGCCATCGCCGCCCACCCCAAGTTGATGGAGCGACCGATCCTGGCCACCGCCGACAAGGCCGTGATTGGCCGCCCGCCGGAAAATATCCTGGAGATCCTGCCGTGAGCGCGCCCTACGTCCTGGTGCTGTATTACAGCCGCAACGGCTCGGTCAGCGAAATGGCCCGGCAGATTGCCCGGGGCATCGAGCAAGGCGGCCTGGAAGCGCGCCTGCGCACCGTGCCGGCAATCTCCAGCGAATGCGAAGCCGTCGCCCCGAGCATTCCGACCGAAGGTGCGCTGTATGCCAGCCTCGACGACCTGAAGAACTGCGCGGGCCTGGCCCTGGGCAGCCCGACGCGCTTTGGCAACATGGCGGCGCCGCTGAAGTACTTTCTCGACGGCACCAGCAACCTGTGGCTGACCGGGGCACTCGTCGGCAAGCCGGCTGGGGTCTTCACCTCGACCGCCAGCCTGCACGGCGGCCAGGAAACCACTTTGATGTCGATGCTGCTGCCACTGCTGCACCACGGCATGCTGATCACCGGCCTGCCCTACAGCGAACAGGCCTTGCTCGACACCCAGGGCGGCGGTACGCCCTACGGCGCCAGCCACCATTC
The Pseudomonas hygromyciniae genome window above contains:
- the kdsB gene encoding 3-deoxy-manno-octulosonate cytidylyltransferase; this encodes MTTAFTVVIPSRYASTRLPGKPLQMIGGKPMIQLVWEQACKSSAQRVVVATDDLRIIEACKGFGAEAVLTREDHNSGTDRLAEVATHLGLAPDAIVVNVQGDEPLIPPCVIDQVAANLAAHAEARMATLAEPIEDIETLFNPNVVKVVSDINGLALTFSRSTLPWARDEFARQRDVLPAGVPYRRHIGIYAYRAGFLHDFVSWGPCWLENTEALEQLRALWHGVRIHVDDAMEAPPAGVDTPEDLERVRRLLGA
- a CDS encoding Trm112 family protein, giving the protein MDTKLLDILACPICKGPLKLSADKTELISKGAGLAYPIRDGIPVMLESEARTLTTDERLDK
- the lpxK gene encoding tetraacyldisaccharide 4'-kinase; the encoded protein is MALSDRLLKAWYDGHPALKLLQPLEALYRRVVKRKRDRFLAGEGTIYQSPVPIVVVGNITVGGTGKTPLILWLIDHCQRSGLRVGVVSRGYGAKPPQLPWRVQASDSAQVAGDEPLLIVQRSGVPLVIDPDRSRAVQALLASDTLDLILSDDGLQHYRLARDLELVLIDNARGLGNRRCLPAGPLREPVERLRSVDALLYNGAGADREDGFALRLLPTTLVNLLTGERQPLDHFPLGQRVHAVAGIGNPQRFFNTLETLHWLPIPHAFADHAPYSAEVLNFTPSLPLVMTEKDAVKCRAFAQAHWWYLAVDAAPSPAFIAWFDTQLMRLLPARLLP
- a CDS encoding ExbD/TolR family protein, producing MKFRRKPRETVDINLASLIDVVFILLLFFVVTTTFTRETQLRVELPEAVSGSPAEDQQLKQLEITISAEGVFSVNNQLLEKNDVASVMDALQKESGGDTQMPLSISADGKTPHQAVITAMDAAGKLGFSHLRMTTVEAAGQP
- a CDS encoding MotA/TolQ/ExbB proton channel family protein, which gives rise to MWELVKSGGWMMLPIILSSIAALGIVAERLWTLRASRVTPDHLLGQVWRWIKDKQLDKEKLKELRANSPLGEILAAGLANSKHGREIMKECIEEAAARVIHELERYINALGTIAAMAPLLGLLGTVLGMIDIFSAFTGSGMTTNASVLAGGISKALITTAAGLMVGIPAVFFHRFLQRRIDELVVGMEQEAIKLVEVVQGDRDVDLVEGKA
- a CDS encoding DNA internalization-related competence protein ComEC/Rec2 is translated as MRTGMFALALGLLALRLLPVLPPVGWLLVLPVVALMLLPFRTYPLAFFLLGLAWACFSAQRALDDRLVPGLDGQTRWLEGRVSGLPQQANGVVRFELSDSRSRQDRLPQRIRVSWQGGPPVRSGERWRLAVTLKRPSGLLNFHGFDQEAWLLAQRVGATGSVKDGQRLAPARHAWRDAVRQRLLAVDARGREAGLAALVLGDGSGLAAEDWRILQATGTVHLLVISGQHIGLLSGLIYALVAGLARYGCWPRRLPWLPWACGLAFAAALAYGLLAGFEVPVQRACVMVGLVLLWRLRFRHLGIWWPLLLALNAVLIIEPLASLQPGFWLSFAAVGVLVLAFSGRLGPWRAWQAWTRAQWLIAIGLFPLLLILGLPISLSAPLANLFAVPWISLLVLPLALAGTLLLALPWLGGGLLWLAGGALDWLFTALAMLAVRLPAWMPAEVPVGYWLLSLLGALLLLMPKGIPFRLLGWPMLLLAVFPPRESIPLGQVAVEQLDVGQGLSIVLRTRNHVLLYDAGPRVGDFDLGERVVLPALRKLGVSQVDLMLLSHADADHAGGAAAVARGLPVKRVVGGETQGLPAFLHTQACVSGEQWEWDGVQFRLWQWADASNGNAKSCVLQVQANGERLLLTGDIDREAERALLATPLAVATDWLQAPHHGSRSSSSWPFVQRVAPKAVLISRGRGNSFGHPHPQVLARYRHFHSAIYDSAEQGAIRLRLGAFQAPIMARSQRRFWRAPVIGSYQRPVPAT
- a CDS encoding response regulator, which translates into the protein MLRRMGIKGRVLLLTLLPTSLMALLLGGYFTWMQLSDLQTQLLNRGEMIAEQLAPLVAPALGSKNTDLLERIATQSLEQVDVRAVSFLAPDRSSLAHAGPTMLNPPPIGNSSHLLQRTGNDATRYLLPVFGRHRNLAGELIPDEADRLLGWVELELSHNGMLLRGYRSLFASLLLIAIGLICTAALALRISRTINSPIGQIKQAVAQLKDGNLETRLPPLGSQELDQLASGINRMAETLQNAQEELQHSIDQATEDVRQNLETIEIQNIELDLARKEALEASRIKSEFLANMSHEIRTPLNGILGFTHLLQKSELSPRQLDYLGTIEKSADNLLGIINEILDFSKIEAGKLVLDNIPFNLRDLLQDTLTILAPAAHAKQLELVSLVYRDTPLALVGDPLRLKQILTNLVSNAIKFTREGTIVARAMLEDEQEDSVQLRISVQDTGIGLSNQDVRALFQAFSQADNSLSRQPGGTGLGLVISKRLIEQMGGEIGVDSTPGEGSEFWISLNLPKTRDDIEDLPAPPLLGRRVAVLENHELARQALQHQLEDCGLEVTPFNSLENLTNGITSAHQTEHAIDLAVLGITANDIPPERLNQHLWDLEHLGCKVLVLCPTTEQMLFNLSVPNPNSQLQAKPACTRKLRRALSDLISPRPLRSEPGEPLSSRAPRVLCVDDNPANLLLVQTLLEDMGAKVQAVESGYSAIEAVKKEAFDLVLMDVQMPGMDGRQSTEAIRQWESERHGTPLPIVALTAHAMANEKRALLQSGMDDYLTKPISERQLAQVVLKWTGLALRNQGPERVVEGHGPAAQLPVLDHDEGLRLAAGKADLAADMLAMLLASLEADREAVCIAREANDNNALIERVHRLHGATRYCGVPQLRAACQRAETLLKQDDAKAMAALDELDMAITRLASEARVNA